A part of Scleropages formosus chromosome 3, fSclFor1.1, whole genome shotgun sequence genomic DNA contains:
- the dynlt4 gene encoding tctex1 domain-containing protein 1-A yields MTTHHASLSHDPVDQFGETLRSEQGVQLKSRGAKDLRKPRPPPLVVKGAELSRRNSMLSVNLSSPFLRRESLTITKHPSPGAWVHSSRLSFSGLPIHQPPREIRLENTYKTGPDDSCRFDANHIQRILQSALDGFLGDALYSAAAGGQLSRTLSERLRSQIRDISLPRYKLISFVVVGQCSNHDLQVASRCLWDTQTDSSAVAVFQNSSLFAVAIIYGVYFE; encoded by the coding sequence ATGACAACCCATCATGCATCTCTCTCTCATGACCCTGTAGACCAGTTTGGGGAAACTCTGAGGTCAGAACAAGGGGTTCAGCTGAAGAGCCGAGGGGCAAAGGACCTGCGGAAGCCCAGACCACCACCACTTGTAGTGAAGGGTGCAGAATTGTCACGTCGCAACTCCATGCTCAGTGTCAACCTCAGCTCCCCATTCCTGCGCCGGGAGTCACTGACCATAACCAAGCACCCATCTCCCGGAGCATGGGTACACTCAAGCCGGCTCAGTTTCTCTGGCTTGCCCATACATCAGCCTCCACGTGAGATCCGCCTAGAGAACACTTACAAGACCGGGCCAGATGACAGCTGTCGATTTGACGCCAACCACATTCAGCGGATCCTACAGTCAGCATTGGATGGCTTCTTGGGTGATGCCTTATACTCTGCAGCTGCTGGGGGCCAACTGAGCCGGACCCTATCAGAACGCCTGCGGAGCCAAATCCGAGACATCAGTCTGCCACGCTACAAGCTCATCTCCTTCGTGGTAGTGGGCCAATGCAGTAACCATGACCTCCAGGTGGCCAGCCGCTGTCTGTGGGACACCCAGACAGACAGCTCTGCTGTTGCGGTTTTCCAAAACTCTTCCCTTTTTGCTGTGGCTATCATTTATGGTGTGTATTTTGAGTGA
- the plk3 gene encoding serine/threonine-protein kinase PLK3, translating to MDSACFSNAQRLSCHIMNPDLLKASHHQRLQSAPAAKANRGGKSEQNRSESAHVKPELAHIVKDAKSGRSYCKGKLLGKGGFARCYEMTDLTSNKSYAVKVIPQSRVSKPHQREKITNEIELHKTLHHKHVVKFSHHFEDNDNIYIFLELCSRKSLAHIWKARHTLTDPEVRYYLRQIISGLKYLHNKGILHRDLKLGNFFVNENMELRLGDFGLAAKLEPVEQRKKTICGTPNYLAPEVLNRQGHGPEADVWSLGCVMYTLLCGNPPFETLDLKETYRCIKEVRYTLPTSLTPAAQKLISGILQRNPSDRLTLDQILNHEFFTKGFTPEKLPPSSCVMVPELNPPSPAKKFFTKMAKSLFGKKKSKVEKVPCEERDDISKLVTGLVKSSIGRQMSYKTVEGNEATSPSGPHPTNSPVNTQAEEESRKSTSRSFKGTVASCTEACEDALTPAMVAESAIKVLNSCLSSMPAASTNPPCLTRPKPFVWVTKWVDYSNKYGFGYQLSNQDIGVLFNEGTHLSLCDQRKTVRYFLRSNKEYTFQVSAVPEQLRAQMQIVEYMATYMEQNLMEGGDLQCVDHTAPSPLLLQWVKTDHALVMLFSNGTLQVNFYTDHTKIILCKSGDSYLLTYISQERVSSSYDLSTLAEQGCSTELCYRLRYVLQLLQHHARS from the exons ATGGATTCGGCGTGTTTCTCCAACGCCCAACGTTTGTCCTGCCACATCATGAACCCGGATTTACTGAAAGCCAGCCACCACCAGCGGCTACAAAGCGCCCCGGCGGCCAAGGCGAACCGGGGGGGCAAGTCGGAGCAGAACCGATCCGAGTCGGCGCATGTCAAACCCGAACTGGCCCACATCGTGAAGGACGCCAAAAGCGGACGCTCGTACTGCAAAGGGAAGCTGCTGGGAAAG gGTGGTTTTGCGAGATGCTATGAAATGACGGACCTTACCAGCAACAAGTCGTATGCTGTGAAGGTTATACCGCAAAGCAGAGTGTCGAAACCTCACCAAAGGGAAAAG aTTACAAATGAAATTGAGCTCCACAAGACCCTGCATCACAAGCATGTGGTGAAGTTCTCGCATCATTTTGAAGACAATGACAATATTTACATCTTCCTGGAGCTGTGCAGTAGGAAG TCCTTGGCACATATCTGGAAAGCTCGACACACGCTGACGGACCCTGAAGTGCGCTATTACCTCCGGCAGATCATATCGGGGTTGAAGTACCTCCACAACAAAGGCATCCTCCACAGAGACCTCAAATTAG GCAATTTCTTTGTGAATGAGAATATGGAGTTGAGGCTGGGGGATTTTGGGCTGGCGGCCAAGCTGGAGCCTGTGGAGCAGAGGAAGAA gaCAATCTGTGGCACTCCGAACTATCTTGCACCTGAAGTGTTGAACAGACAAGGACACGGACCGGAGGCTGACGTGTGGTCACTCGGCTGTGTGAT GTACACGCTACTGTGTGGCAATCCACCCTTCGAGACCCTGGATCTGAAGGAGACCTACAGGTGTATCAAAGAGGTCCGGTACACCTTGCCCACGTCTCTCACTCCAGCTGCCCAGAAGCTAATTTCTGGAATACTGCAGAGGAACCCTTCTGACCGCCTCACTTTGGACCAGATCCTCAACCATGagttcttcaccaag GGCTTCACCCCAGAGAAACTGCCTCCAAGTAGTTGTGTGATGGTGCCAGAGCTCAACCCACCAAGTCCAGCCAAGAAGTTCTTCACTAAGATGGCCAAAAGTCTGTTTGGAAAGAAGAAATCTAAAG TGGAGAAGGTCCCTTGCGAAGAGCGAGATGACATTTCCAAGCTGGTGACAGGTCTTGTTAAGAGCTCAATTGGCCGTCAGATGAGCTACAAAACTGTGGAGGGCAACGAG GCTACCTCACCCAGTGGTCCACATCCCACCAACAGCCCAGTGAACACTCAGGCAGAGGAAGAGTCAAGGAAATCCACCTCGCGCTCTTTCAAAGGCACCGTGGCCAGCTGTACTGAAG CTTGTGAAGATGCCCTCACCCCTGCCATGGTGGCTGAGTCAGCCATTAAAGTTCTCAACAGCTGTTTGTCCTCGATGCCTGCAG cttCTACAAATCCACCCTGCCTCACCAGGCCCAAACCCTTTGTCTGGGTCACGAAATGGGTCGACTACTCAAACAAGTATGGCTTtggctaccagctgtccaaccAGGACATCGGTGTGTTATTCAACGAGGGCACCCACCTGAGTTTGTGTGACCAACGCAA GACTGTCCGTTACTTCCTGAGGAGCAACAAGGAGTACACTTTCCAGGTATCAGCTGTACCAGAGCAGCTGCGAGCCCAGATGCAGATTGTGGAGTACATGGCCACTTACATGGAGCAGAATCTAATGGAG GGTGGAGATCTTCAGTGTGTGGACCATACTGCTCCCTCACCTTTGCTGTTGCAGTGGGTCAAGACTGACCATGCCCTAGTCATGCTCTTCAGCAATGGCACCCTACAG GTGAATTTCTACACAGACCACACCAAAATCATCTTGTGTAAGAGTGGTGACTCCTACCTCTTGACCTACATCAGTCAGGAACGCGTCTCCTCGTCATATGATCTGAGTACGCTGGCTGAGCAGGGCTGCTCCACCGAGCTGTGCTACCGCCTGCGCTatgtcctccagctgctgcagcaccacGCTCGCTCCTAA